The genomic segment CATCGGCATCTCCCGGATCTTCTCGGCGTCGAACTTCAGGACGTATTCAGCGCTCACGCTCTAAGTCCCCATCCTCTCTGTATGTTAAACGTTCTTATACCCCTCGGGCGTCAACCTTTAGTTAACCGCATTTGCCGCCAAAATGCAAGTACGACGGCCTGCGGGACGGGCTTCGCAGGGATCGCCGGAATATGCTTTTATTCGTCACTTTCCGCAGGAAAGAAGCGGGGGACGAACGATTTGTACCGCCCGGGCTTGTCCTCCGCCCTGCGGACGCCATTAAGCGAAGGCGCCTCGGAGCCGCGCCTTCGCTTAACCGACTGTACCCTTCCGCGCTCCTCGGGAGGAGGAACCTACATGGGTGCGAGAGTCTCTCCGGGGAAACTCCCACTTCATACTATGTGCCCCGATTCCAAATGACACCGCCTGACGCCCAATTTAAGCAGGCCCGGGCCATACTCCCAAGCTTCGCTCCGCCGCTGCACATAGTATGGGGAATCTAAGCCGGGAAGGAGACCAGCACATGGATTCGAGCGCTCTCCTTCGCCTCCTCCGCCGCCTGCTCTCGGGCGGCGGAGAGCGTGGCGCCAGAACGATCGTGCGTTTCGCGAAGCACGAGGACGGCCGCCGGTTTCTCGCGAGGCTGGCCGCCAGGCGGTCGAGAAGCGCCGCACTGCGGGCCGCTCGACCGATCCGGGTCATCGGCGGCTTCAGCCTGCCGCTTCGGGCCGCCTCCCTGACGCCTCTGCTGAGTTACGGCTGTATGTTGGAGGAAGACCGCAGCGTCAAGATCAGCCACGCGCTGCCGAGACCGTCCGCTCAATCGTTCAGCAAGATGGACATTCCCTGGGGCGTGCGGCGCATCCGCGCACCCCAGGCCTGGAGCCGTACGACAGGACAACGAGTTAAGGTCGGCGTGATCGACACAGGCGTAGACTTCAGCCATCCCGACCTTCGCCACGCCTTGAACCGCGGCATCAATCTCCTGCAGCGAGCCTCGCTGCCGCATGACGACAACGGGCACGGCACCCACATTGCGGGGACGATCTCCGCAGCGAACGCTTCGCGCGGCATGATCGGCGTCGCGCCCCGGACGGAGCTCTACCCGGTCAAGGCGTTCGATACCGACGGCTCCGCGTACGTGTCCGACATCATCCTCGGCATCGAGTGGTGCATCCATCACGGCATGGACATCGTCAACATGAGCTTCGGCATGCCCAACCGGAGCGACGTGCTGCTTAAGGCGGTGGAGAGCGCGTACAAGGCCGGCGTGCTGATCGTCGCCTCGTCGGGCAACGACGGCAGGAAAGGTCGGATCGATTACCCGGCCGGCTTCTCGCACACCGTCGCCGTCGGCGCGCTCGACCGGCGCGGACGGATCGCGCGCTTTACGAACCGCAGCGCCGCCATCGACATCTTTGCCCCCGGCGCCAAGGTTGAGTCCGCCTGGCCGAACGGCCGCCGCCGCCTCATGAGCGGCACGTCGATGGCCACCTCGCACGTCACCGGCGCGGTGGCGCTGCTGCTGGCGCTCCGGCCAGGACTGTCCCCGGGCCGGATCAAGGACATCCTGCGCCGATCCGCAAAGCCGCTCGGATACGACAAAGCTCCCCAGGGGGCCGGGGAGCTGGACGTGCTGCGCTTGCTGGAGATCGCGGGCGAGTCTTCCGGCGGCGCCGGAGGAACGCCGGGGGACCGGTCGGCAGGGTCGAAGTCGTTGTAGAGAAGCGGACCTCCGCGTCGTTTCAGGTGCCAAGTTGCTGGATTCATGCCGCTAACGCCGGCGGTTTACTGCCTCAGGCGCTCTTAACGGCACGCTCTACCGTTAACCGCCCCAGTCAACCTCCATTTATGCATTTAGCGGCATAAAGTGCCGCTAACGCCTACATACGCTTGGACTCAGCCGCCCTTAGCGGCATTAAATACCGCTAACACCTTGAGCTCACCGTCCCGAGTACCCTTAACGGCATGAAATGCCGCTAACACCTTGAGCTCACCGTCCCGAGTACCCTTAACGGCATGAAATGCCGCTAACACCTTGAGCTCGCCGTCCCAGACACCGTTTGCGAAAAAAGTGCCGCTATCCACCATAAATATTCCCGTTGTCCGCTACCAACCCGCTCTTTCGGCGCCCGTTAGCGGCTGCCTGCCGCCAAGTCCCGCTTACATTTGCTCGGGCGCAGATACGCCGATCAGACGCAGGCCGTTGGCCAGCGTGTGGCGCAGCGCGGCGAGCAGTTGCAGGCGTGCCTGGCTCTGCGCGGCATCCTCGGTGATGACGCGCTCCGCGCGGTAGTAGCTGTGGAACAACGCCGCCAGCTCGTACACGTAGCGCACGATATGGTGCGGCGCGTAGTCCTTCGCCGAGTCGGCGACGACGGCGGGGAACTCGCCCATTTTGCGCAGCAGATCGTACTCGTGCTCGGCGGTGAGCAGCTCAAGATCCGCCTCCGCCACAGGCAGCACGGCGACGCCCTGCTCCTCCGCCTGGCGGAAAATGCTGCAGATGCGTGCGTGGGCGTACTGCACGTAAAACACCGGATTCTCGTTGGACGTCGAGACGGCCAGGTCCATGTCGAAGTCCAGATGCGTGTCCATGCTGCGCATCGTGAAGAAGTACCGGATCGCGTCGACGCCGACTTCGTCCATCAGGTCCTCGATCGTGATCGCCTTGCCCGTACGCTTGGACATCTTGACCTTCTCGCCGTTCTGGAACAGGCTGACCATCTGCGCGATCAGCACCGTCAGACGCTGCGGATCGTGGCCAAGCGCCGCCATAGCCGCCTTGACGCGCGGGATGTAACCATGGTGGTCCGCGCCCCAAATGTTGATCAGCTCGTCATAGCCGCGCGCGAACTTGTCCATATGATAGGCGATATCGGGCGTGAGGTACGTGTAGCTGCCGTCGTTTTTAACGAGCACGCGGTTCTTGTCGTCCCCGAACGCCGTCGTATTCAGCCAGACCGCGCCTTCCTCTTCGTACACGTGACCTTGCGCGCGCAGCGCTTCGAGCGCGCCTTCGACCTTCCCCGTCCGATACAGCGAAGTCTCGCTGTACCAGCTGTCGAAGCTCACGCCGAACCGGCCGAGGTCGCGCTTGATCTTGTCCAGCTCGCGCTCGAGGCCGTAGCTGCGGAAGTAGTCGAAGCGCTCCTCCTCCGTCTTCTCCAGCAGGCGCGCGCCTTCGCGCTCCGCCAGCTCTTTGGCGAAGCCGACGATGTCCTCTCCGTAGTAGCCGTCTTCCGGCATCGCCGCATCCTCGCCGAGCGCCTGGCGGTAGCGCGCCTCGATGGAGCGGGCCAGGTTATTGACCTGGTTGCCCGCGTCGTTGATATAGTATTCGCGCGAAACGTCATAGCCGGCAAACGCCAGCACGTTGCACAGCGCATCGCCGACCGCGGCGCCGCGCGCGTGGCCGAGATGCAGGCTGCCCGTCGGATTCGCGCTGACGAATTCGACCTGCACCTTGCGTCCGCCGCCGGCGTCCGTACGGCCGTATGCGCCGCCCTGCTCCAGCACGGATGCGACGACAGGCAGCAGATAACGCTTGTCCATGCGGAAATTGATGAAGCCCGGACCCGCGATTTCCGCGGACGTGACATTCGCCTTAGCCTTGTCCAGGTTCTCGATGATCGCGGTCGCGATCTCGCGCGGATTTTTCTTCGCGATGCGCGTCAGCTGCATGGCCGCGTTAGTGGCCAGATCGCCGTGCGCCTTGTCGCGGGGCACTTCGATGACGATCGCCGGCACCTGCTCCCGCTCCACGACCCCCGCCTTGACCGCGGCGTCCGCGATCGCTTCTTTTAACGTCTCGTATGTCTGCTCCAGCACGTTCATGACCCTATTCCTCCCGTATATCCAGTCCGATCTCGAACCGGCCCATCTCCTGATCCTCGCTGCGCATATCGTAGCGCCAGGACAGCGTGCCGCCGGCATCCGTCAAGTCCGCCGACAGCTCGTGCGTGTACGCCTCCACGGCCATCGAGCCCTGCGGCAAGCGCACCGCGCCCGGCGTCGCCGCGCCCAGGCGAAACGTCTGCTCGACGCCGATCTCGCCCTGCCGTACGACGCGCACGTCGCCCTTCAGGACGGATACCGTCATCGCGTCCGGGCACCGCAGCACCCAGCCCGTCGCCATCCGGAACCACTGGCCCGTCAGCCGCTCCTCCGCCCATTCGCCGGATTCGCCGTCTTGCCGGCTGCGGAACACGACCGTCACGCGCCTGTAGTCCGGCATTCCGATCCGCTCCCGTCTGTCCGATTGTCTGTTATTACTATATACACAACGCTCTTTGAATTCAACGACGGAGGGCGCTCGCCCCTCTTGCCCCAGCCGACCCCGCATGCTATGATATGGGCCAATATCCGATCGACGTTGAACGGGAGAGTACCGGATCGCATAGCCGTACCAGAGAGCCGGAGGGGTGGGAACCGGCACGGCGGGATCTTCGGGAAGCGGACCCGGGAGTCGGTCGCCCGAACCGGCGCGGCGCCATAGCCGCAAGCCCGGCAGTAGGGCGATCCGGCCTTGCGGCCGTTATCCGTTTGAGCGGCGTCTCGCGCAGTCCATCTGCACGGGCGCTATAAGAGTGGTACCGCGGACACACCTCCGTCTCTTGATGAGACGGAGGTTTTTTGCGTTCGGATTTAGCGTTCGGATTGTGCGTTCGGATTGTGCGTTTGGATGGAGTGCGTTTGGATTGTGCGTTCGGATTGTGCGTTCGGATGGAGTGCGTTTGAATTTTGCGTTCCGAATAAAGCGAAGGAGGACATCGACATGCTGTTACAGCAAGCTGCAGTCCTACTGCAACCCCACGTACCGTTAGAAAAGGAGGCGCTGCTCCGCCGGCTCGAAACACCTCCGGAGCCGAAGCTCGGCGACGTCGCATTCCCTTGCTTCGTCCTGGCGAAGCAGCTTCGCCGCGCGCCGGGCGCGATCGCCGCGGAGCTCGCCGATGCGGTGAATGCGGCAGACCAAGGCGTCCGTGCCGAGGCGGCTGGCGGTTACGTCAATCTGTTTTTCGATTCCGCCGTCTGGCTGGGCCGGATCGTCGACGCCGCCCTCGAACCCGGCTACGGACGCAGCGACGAGGGCCGCGGCAGACATGTCGTCATCGACATGTCTTCGCCCAACATCGCCAAGCCGCTCGGCGTCGGCCACCTGCGCTCCACGATGATCGGCAACGCGCTGGCCAACCTTTACAGAGAGACCGGGCACGCCGTAACGACCGTCAACCATCTCGGCGATTGGGGCACCCAGTTCGGCAAGCTTATCGTCGCCTACCGCCGCTGGGGCGGCAAAGCGGCGCTCGAAGCCGATCCGATCGGGGAGAGCCTGCAGCTTTACGTCCGTTTCCATGAGGAAGCGGCAGAAGATCCCGCGCTGGAGGACGAAGCAAGGGAAGCGTTTCTGCGTTTGGAGCAGGGGGATGAGGAAACGGCGGCGCTTTGGCGCTTTTTCGTCCAAGCGAGCATGAAGGAATTCGAGCGCGTCTATGCGCGGCTCGGCGTCAGCTTCGACGAGGTGCTCGGCGAGAGCTTTTACAACGACAAGCTGGAGCCTGTGCTGGAACGCCTGCGCGCGCAGGGACTGCTCGCGGAGAGCGACGGGGCGCTCGTTGTCAGGTTAGACGAGGAAGGGCTGCCGCCCTGCCTGATTCTCAAAAAAGACGGCGCCACGATCTACCCGGTCCGCGACCTCGCGACCGCGATATACCGCAAGCATGTAATGAATGCGGACCGTCTGTTGTATGTCGTGGGCGCGGAGCAGCAGCTGCATTTCAGGCAGGTGTTCGGGGTACTCGGGAAAATGGGAGAGCCGTGGACGGGAGACTGCGAGCATGTGCCGTTTGGACTCATGACCGTGGAGGGCAAGAAGATGTCCACCCGCAGGGGGAAGGTCGTCTTCCTGGACGAGGTGCTGGACGAAGCGGTGCGCAGAGCGCGCGAGATCATCGCGGCCAAGAGCCCGGATCTGCCGGGCGCGGACGAAGTCGCCGAAGCTGTCGGCATTGGCGCGGTTGTGTTCGGCGATCTGAAAAACCGCAGGCAGCTGTCTGTAGACTTCAAGCTGGAAGAGGTCGTCAGCTTTGAGGGCGAGACGGGACCTTACGTGCAATATACGCATGCGAGAATTGCCAGCCTTCTTCGCAAGGGCGGCTCCCTGTCAGAACAACAGCCGCTCGGGAAAAAGGGTGCGCATGTCCCGGCCGAAGGCATCGGTATGACGGATGCAGCTTGGGTTTGCGCCAAGCGGCTCACGGAGTGGGGCGCAGCGGTGAGCGAGGCCTTACGGGACAACGAACCGTCGGCCGTAGCGCGTTACCTGCTGGAGCTCGCGCGCGACTTCAACCGCTTCTATCACGACGGCAAAGTCATCCAGCCGGGCGACGAATCCGGCACGCAGGCGCGCTTGCGCCTGTCGGCGGCAGTCGGCTCCCTGCTGGGCAGCGGCCTGGAGCTGCTGGGCATTGCCGCGCCGGAGCGTATGTAACCGGGGCTGCGGAAAGATGGTTGGGTGCGCTTTGGCGGGCGCGTTTGCGCCTAAATGCCAAAGCCGGCAACACGCTGGCAGCACGCAGCTGACAACAGCCGCCGACGGCAAACGCCTAAAGATAGCCGATAAAATCGGCTATCTCGCGCCTCGCCGCTCCCCAACCGCCGCAGTTAGCCGGGAAAACCGGCTATCTCGGGCTTTTACTATTCTCTGGTTCCCAAAGCTTTGCAATGACGTGACCTAGTAGCCATCATTTAGTACCCATTTGCGCTTATCGACCCCATCCGGCACGGGGCAGAGTTGGCGTAAATGGCTTTTTGATCCTATCGACACCATTCCGGGCGTTGCGGAGGCTGCGGTAGCGCCCAAATGCGCTTATCTCCGGCCGCAAGCCGCATTTGTCCCGAGCGGTAGCGCCCAAATGCGCTTATCTCCCGCCGCAAGCCGCATGTGTACCGAGTGATAGCGCCCAAATGCGCTTATCTCCGGCTGCAAGCCGCATGTGTCCCGAGTGATAGCGCCCAAATGCGCTTATCTCCGGCTGCAAGCCGCATGTGTCCCGAGTGATAGCGCCCAAATGCGCTTATCTCCGGCTGCAAGCCGCATGTGTCCCGAGCGGTAGCGCCCAAATGCGCTTATCTCCGGCCGCAAGCCGCATGTGTCCCGAGCGATAGCGCCCAAATGCGCTTATCCTCGGCCCCGGGACACGCCACCCCGGCGCGTAAGCGCCTTAACGCACGCTCCCCCTCCGTCCCCTCTGCGTAGCTCCAACGAAAAAGCCCGGAACGCAAAGCGTCTTACGACGCTTCCGCCCGGGCTTTTGCATGCCAAACCGAATCTAATTCCCTTAACGGACCCGCGTCTCCGTCAATTGGAACTGTCCCACCAGCTGCCGCAGGAAGGCGGTGATGCCCTCGACGCTGTGCGACGTATGCCGGACGCCCACGATCTCGCCGAGCAGCGCCTGCACCTTGGTCTCGACCTCGGCCGAGATGGCGCGGTTCTCCTTGCTGACGTCGGCGATCTTTTCCATCAAGGCGACGACTTCGTCTACGACCTGCGTCTTCATGGCTTCCTCCGACTTGGCGGCAGCGAGCGTTTGGGAAGCGACGGCGACGAGCTCCGTGCCTTCCTCGACCACGCGGGTGCCTTCTTCCATCGAGGCGGAGGCCAGCTTCGCGTGGTCGTATATCTTGGCCACGATGGCGTTGACCTCTTCCGTCGATCGCCGCGTCGAATCGGCCAGCTTGCGGATCTCGCCGGCGACGACGGCGAAGCCGCGCCCGTGCTCGCCGACGCGCGCCGCCTCGATGGAGGCATTCAGCGCGAGCAGATTGGTCTGGGCAGAGATTTCCTCGATGACGGCAAGCACGCTGCGAATCTCTCCTGCCGTATCCATAAACAACCGGATCGTGCCGTTCGTTTGCGCGACGCTGTCCGAGATTTGCGACATTTTGCCGCCGATCCGCCCGACCTCGCCTTGCGCGACTTCAATCTGCACCGCAGCCTTTCGTTCGAGCATGGCCAGCGTCTCCCGCATCTCGCCGGCCACGTCCTTGGCGACGTCGATATCCTTCAGCTGCCTGCGGAGACTGCGGATCATGTCGTGAATGCGCTCGCTGACCCGCTCGGTCGAGCCGGCCGTGGAAGCGGCGGTCTCGTACATGAGCCGCTGGCTGCTGGATACGTCGGATGCGGCAAGGCGCACCTGAAGCATGATGCCCTCGAGCGAGTCGATCATGTTGTTGATCCATTTCGCCAGGTCGCGGATCTCGTCGTCGTCGTAATCTGCCGTTCGAATCCGCTGCGTCAGGTCGCCTTTGCCTTCGGCGTTGATCCGGATGAACTTGCTCAGGCTGCGCAGCGGCTCGGACACGCGCCGGTCGCTCCTGCGCGACACCAGCGCGATGCCTGCCCATCCGGCTACCAAAGACAGCGCCAGCTCGCAGACGGCGGTCCATGCAGGCGAAACCTCCGATGCGAGAAATCCGACGAGCGCGGCCGATACGGCGGCAAACGCGACAACGCCCAACCACAGCGGCTTCGCGAGCCGAACCGATACGCTGCGAATCCGGTATACTTCCTCCAGATCGCCCTCGCACATCATGCCCCAGCGGTCCGGACAATGCGGAAGCTCGAAGGTCACCCCTTTGCCGATAACGGGAATGTGGCGGTAATCCGAATAGCCGGGAAATTCGACGAACAGGTTGCTGCCGTTGCGGATCGTGCTGGCGACGCCCGGATGCAGCTGCCCGGTGGCCGGATCGGTGAACACAAGCTCGAGCTCGGTATGCTCCTTGACGGACACGACGCCCCAGTCGGTGGTGACGCCGTCCTTCAGATTTTCGCCATGGGTAAAGGTCCTGTCTTCGAACCGGCTGCGCGACAGCGCGGTGCCCGGCGCAATGTGCGTGTTAAGAGAGGGCTTCGCCATGAACAAATAGTTGTCTCCGGAGTCGGGGTAGACATGACCGGATTCGCGCTGGATGAGGTCCCCGATGACGTCGTTCGGCACTCTTCCGCACAACGCGCCCTGCCACTTGCCGTTTTCCGTGAACGGCAAAATGAAGAGCAGAGTCATCTTGTCGTGAAACGCGGACGAGCGGGCCCCGATCTCCGCCGTCATCGGGTCGGGGTAAGGACCGAACAGACAGGGACGGGCGCCGGCGCCGCCGCCTTTCGCATAATCCATGCCCGCCGCAAACCCGGCGCCGCTCTCGTAAGTCCGCCCCTCATGAGGCAGGTGCGTCGAATAAACGACCGTCCCTGCGGCATCGGTCAGAAAAATCTCCGTAAAATCGATTGCGCGCGTGTACGCCGAGCCGATCAGCTTTTCCATCGCTTCGCGGGCGGCCTCGCTGCCGACCGGCATCGTATCGCCGCCTTGCGATCGAAGCTGCTCCAGCAGCCGGTCCAGATGACGCCAATAGTCCGTCGTCCAATCCTTCAGGAGCTGCATCCGCGTCTCGGCAATGCCTTCGAAAATTTCTTCGATATCCCGCTTCAGCCGTTTGTTGAGCCTGTACGACCACCATAACGGAAGTCCTTTTTTAAAGCCGAGCCAGTCGAACATGCCGCCCACCCCATTTATATTTATTATGTAAGTAATAATAACATTTAGGATGACAAATTTCCTCATATTTCCGAATGTTTCCTTCCATTTTATTAAATAATGTTAGTCTTTATAACGTATTCACGATTCAGCGAATGAAAAAAACCCAACTTCTTAAGAAGTTGGGCTCATTCTGCATAATTATTGTCAAATTACTTGGTCAGATCCTCGACGAACTTCGGCAGCGCGAAGGCTGCGTGATGCAGGCGAGGCGTGTAATACTTCGTGTCGAGCTCCGGCAGCTGGGAAGCGTCGACCTGGAGCGGATCGTGCTTTTTGCTGCCCATCGTGAACGTCCACAGGCCGCTCGGGTACGTCGGGATATTCGCCGTGAACACGCGCACGATCGGGAACACTTCCTTCACGTCGCGGTTTACGCTTTGGATCAGTTCCGCCTTGAACCAAGGGTTGTCCGTCTGGGCGACGAACAGCCCCTCTTCCTTCAGCGACTCGTAGATGCCCTGATAGAAGCCGCGCGTGAACAAATGCGCCGCGGGGCCGACCGGCTCGGTCGTATCCGCCAGGATGACGTCGTACGTGTTTTTATGATCGAGAATATGCTTGAAGCCGTCGTTCACCTGCACGTCGACCCGCGGATCTTCGAGCTTGCCTGCGATCGATGGCAGGTATTGCTTGGAATATTCGATGACTTTGCCGTCGATGTCGACGAGGACCGCCTTTTTCACCTTCGGATGCTTCAGCACTTCGCGGATGACGCCGCCGTCGCCGCCGCCGACGACCAGCACCTGCTCCGGGTTAGGATGCGTGAACAGCGCGGGATGCGCAACCATCTCGTGGTATACGAACTCGTCCTTGACGGTCGTCATAACCATGCCGTCCAGTACCAGCATGTTGCCCCACTCTTCCGTCTCGATCATCGCCAGTTCTTGAAAATCGGTTTGCTCGTGCACGTATGTTTGCTTGATCTTCGCCGTGATGCCGAAGTTTTCGGTTTGCTTTTCGGTGTACCACAATTCCATGGAGGACATGGGATCCCTTCTTTCCTGTCGGATTCGACTAAACAAGTTGTATTATAGGGGATCGTGCGCAAAAAGCAATGCGGATTTGGACGGGTCTGGAATAAGCGAAAGCCGTCTTTTCCATAATAAGGGGTGAGTGTGTTCGGAATGTAACGTTAAACGTCGACCTGTGTCAGACGATTGTCGGATGATGAAAAGAATCGCTCGGCGCAAAGCCCGCATCGTTCGCATACGGCGCAAAGGAGGATTCGAGTTGGATATGCACTCGGAAAGAAGGGCGGCAGGCCGGGAAGCAGGAGGCGCGCCCGTGCGCGCGGAGGCGCCACCGCGCCCGGAACGTCCGGAGCGGGCAGGCGGCGGCAAGAGGCGCAGACTCGGCTGGCGGATGGCGCTCGGCGTCGCCCTGCTGCTGCTCGCGGGCGCCGTCGCCGCAGCCGAGCTGGCACTCCGGTTCGGCAGTCTGCCGATGGCCGAGCTCCCCCAGTCGACCCGCATACTCGACATGAACGGGCAGGTGCTGTCCTCCCTGCAGGGCGGCGTCAACCGGCGGACGGTGGCGCTGCGCGATATCTCGCCCTGGCTGACGAAGGCGACGCTCGCGGTGGAGGATCGCCGGTTTTACTCGCATTCGGGCGTCGATCTGCGCGGACTTGCGAGAGCCGCCTGGGTGGACGCGCGCCATCTGTCCCGCGAACAGGGGGCCAGCACGCTGACGCAGCAGCTCGCCCGCAACCTGTATTTGAGCCACGAGCGCACCTGGACCCGCAAAGCCAAGGAAGCCTGGTACGCGGCGATGCTGGAGCGCAAATACAGCAAGGACAAGATTCTTGAGATGTATCTGAATCAAATCTATTACGGCAACGGCGTTTATGGGGCCGAGGCGGCGGCACAGCTTTACTTCGGCAAGCCGGCCGCCTCGCTTACCTTGGCGGAGAGTTCCCTGCTCGCCGGCATTCCGAAGGGACCGCGTTATTATTCGCCGTATACGCGGCTGCCGCAGGCGCTCCAAAGGCAGCGCATCGTGCTGCAGTCGATGGAGGACAGCGGCGCGATCGATGCGCAGCAGCGGCGACAGGCGCTCGCCGAAAAGATCGTCGTCCGGCCGATGCCGGACAACCGCGGACAGAGCGCCCCGTACTTCACGGATTACGTGCGAAAGCTGGCGGCCAGCAAGCTCGGCATCGAGGAGCGGCTGTTGAACGAGGGCGGCCTGCAAATTTATACGACGCTCGACAGCCGGATGCAGCGCGAGGCGGAAGCGGCCGTCGAGAAGCAGATGCCCAAGAACAGCCAGCTGCAGGCCGCCCTCGTCTCGATCGATCCCGCGACGGGGTACATCAAGGCGATGGTCGGCGGCCGTCATTACGTGGACAATCCGTACAACCGCGTTTTCGCGGCCACGCGCCAGCCGGGCTCCTCGTTCAAGGCGGTCGTCTATGCGGCCGCGCTCGAGAGCCGTGCCGTCACCGCCGCGACGACCTTCCGCAGCGAGCCGACCGTCTTCTATTACGACGACTACCGCAAAGTGTACCGGCCGAGCAACTACAACGACCGCTACTTCGGCGCAGACATCGGGCTGCGGCAGGCCATCGGCACGTCGGACAATATTTTTGCGGTTCAGACGCTCATGAAGACCGGTCCCGACACCGTCATCGCGATGGCGCGCAAGCTCGGGATCGCCGCTAAGATGGACGCCGTGCCGTCCCTCGCGCTCGGGACGTTTCCGGTGAGCCCGTACGAGATGGCCTCGGCTTATGCCGTGTTCGCCGCCGGCGGCGTGAAGCGGGAGACCACGGCGATCCTGCGCATCGCCGACAGCGCCGGGCACACCTTGTACGAAGCGAGCCCGAAGTCGGAGCAGGTCGTGTCCCCCGCGCTATCTTACGTGCTGACCGATCTGCTGGGCAGCGTGTTCGAGCCCGGCGGCACCGCACGGCGCGTCGCCCATCTGCTGCACCGGCCGACGGCCGGCAAGTCGGGCACGACGAGCTCGGACGCCTGGTTCGTCGGCTACACGCCGGACCTGGTCACGTCCGTCTGGGTCGGCTACGACAAAGGACGGGCCATCACCTCCAGCGAAGCGCACCGGGCAGCCCCTATCTTCGCGGAGTTTACGGAGGCCGCGCTGGCCGGCGTGGAGCCGCACGCATTTGCGATGCCGGAGGGCGTCGTCTCGACGGACATCGATCCCGCATCGGGGCTGCTCGCGTCCGTCGCTTGCCCGGCGCGCGTGCATGCGGCGTTTCTGGCCGGCACGGAGCCGACCGGCATCTGCGGACAGGATCCCGAGGCAAAGAACAAGGACGGCGGCGGACCGAAGTCGCTGTGGCGCAAAATACGCGGTTGGTGGAAGAGCTGACGCGTTAAGACGCGTGCACATCGCTATTTCGCGCATGGGGCGACCATTTCGGC from the Cohnella hashimotonis genome contains:
- a CDS encoding transglycosylase domain-containing protein, with product MHSERRAAGREAGGAPVRAEAPPRPERPERAGGGKRRRLGWRMALGVALLLLAGAVAAAELALRFGSLPMAELPQSTRILDMNGQVLSSLQGGVNRRTVALRDISPWLTKATLAVEDRRFYSHSGVDLRGLARAAWVDARHLSREQGASTLTQQLARNLYLSHERTWTRKAKEAWYAAMLERKYSKDKILEMYLNQIYYGNGVYGAEAAAQLYFGKPAASLTLAESSLLAGIPKGPRYYSPYTRLPQALQRQRIVLQSMEDSGAIDAQQRRQALAEKIVVRPMPDNRGQSAPYFTDYVRKLAASKLGIEERLLNEGGLQIYTTLDSRMQREAEAAVEKQMPKNSQLQAALVSIDPATGYIKAMVGGRHYVDNPYNRVFAATRQPGSSFKAVVYAAALESRAVTAATTFRSEPTVFYYDDYRKVYRPSNYNDRYFGADIGLRQAIGTSDNIFAVQTLMKTGPDTVIAMARKLGIAAKMDAVPSLALGTFPVSPYEMASAYAVFAAGGVKRETTAILRIADSAGHTLYEASPKSEQVVSPALSYVLTDLLGSVFEPGGTARRVAHLLHRPTAGKSGTTSSDAWFVGYTPDLVTSVWVGYDKGRAITSSEAHRAAPIFAEFTEAALAGVEPHAFAMPEGVVSTDIDPASGLLASVACPARVHAAFLAGTEPTGICGQDPEAKNKDGGGPKSLWRKIRGWWKS